From the Excalfactoria chinensis isolate bCotChi1 chromosome 1, bCotChi1.hap2, whole genome shotgun sequence genome, one window contains:
- the FKBP4 gene encoding peptidyl-prolyl cis-trans isomerase FKBP4: MTAEEMKVDGAPLEGTDITPKQDEGVLKVVKREGTGTESPMIGDKVTVHYTGWLLDGTKFDSSLDRRDKFSFDLGKGEVIKAWDIAVATMKVGEICRITCKPEYAYGLAGSPPKIPPNATLIFEIELFEFKGEDLTDDEDGGIIRRICKKGEGYSKPNEGALVEIEFEGRYRDRVFDRRELCFEIGEGDNYDLPHGLEKAIQKMEKSEESIFYLKPNYGFGSTGKEKFQIPPDAELQYEVKLKSFEKAKESWEMNTEEKLEQSCMVKERGTQYFKEGKYKQAALQYKKIVSWLEHESELSDEENTKAKSLRLAAHLNLAMCHLKLKEYSQALENCNKALELDSSNEKGLFRRGEAHLAVNDFELARGDFQKVIQLYPSNKAAKVQLVACQQKIREQHEKEKKMYANMFQRLADKDLKPITIQTSHTEYAEMKDEQNGVEDK, translated from the exons ATGACGGCAGAGGAGATGAAAGTGGATGGGGCCCCCTTGGAGGGGACGGACATCACCCCTAAGCAGGATGAAGGCGTTCTCAAG gttgtCAAGAGAGAAGGCACTGGTACAGAGTCTCCGATGATCGGTGATAAAGTGACTGTCCATTATACAGGATGGCTTCTTGATGGCACAAAATTTGACTCCAGTCTAGACAGGAGAGATAAGTTTTCATTTGACCTTGGGAAAG GTGAGGTAATCAAAGCATGGGACATTGCTGTAGCAACTATGAAGGTTGGTGAAATCTGTCGGATTACATGTAAACCAGAATATGCCTATGGCTTAGCTGGCAGCCCACCAAAGATACCTCCCAATGCTACACTGATTTTTGAG ATAGAGCTGTTTGAGTTTAAGGGGGAAGACCTCACTGATGATGAAGATGGTGGCATCATCCGAAGAATCTGTAAGAAAGGCGAAGGCTACTCGAAGCCCAATGAGGGTGCCCTGGTAGAGA TTGAGTTTGAAGGCCGATACAGAGATCGTGTTTTTGATAGGCGTGAGCTGTGCTTTGAGATTGGAGAAGGTGATAACTATGATCTTCCTCATGGTCTGGAAAAAGCAATCCAGAAAATGGAGAAATCTGAGGAATCCATTTTCTATCTCAAACCCAA CTATGGTTTCGGAAGTACTGGAAAGGAGAAATTTCAGATCCCTCCAGATGCGGAATTACAATATGAAGTGAAACTCAAGAGCTTTGAAAAG GCTAAGGAATCTTGGGAAATgaatacagaagagaaactggAACAAAGCTGCATGGTGAAGGAAAGAGGCACTCAGTACTTCAAG GAGGGGAAATACAAACAAGCGGCATTACAGTATAAGAAGATTGTGTCATGGCTGGAGCATGAATCAGAACTCTCTGATGAGGAGAATACAAAAGCCAAGAGCTTGAGGCTTGCTGCCCACCTTAATCTAGCTATGTGCCATCTCAAGCTGAAAGAGTACTCTCAGGCTTTGGAGAACTGCAACAAG GCACTTGAACTGGATAGCAGCAATGAAAAGGGCCTCTTCAGGCGTGGAGAAGCCCACTTGGCTGTCAATGATTTTGAACTGGCCCGAGGAGATTTCCAGAAGGTGATACAACTCTATCCAAGTAACAAAGCTGCCAAAGTGCAACTAGTAGCTTGTCAGCAAAAAATCCGGGAGCAgcatgaaaaagagaagaagatgtATGCTAATATGTTCCAAAGGCTTGCTGACAAAGACTTAAAG CCCATTACTATTCAAACCAGCCACACTGAgtatgcagaaatgaaagatgagcagaatgGAGTTGAAGATAAGTAA